Proteins encoded together in one Coffea arabica cultivar ET-39 chromosome 2c, Coffea Arabica ET-39 HiFi, whole genome shotgun sequence window:
- the LOC113728272 gene encoding potassium transporter 26-like: MEGKVANSSVLEDDLENGGTGEDTVGFRPAGAGNIIELSSAVDRTLSFSRVFKSSPTPNEPKEYPAAQTLLLAYQSLGVVYGDLATSPVNVFSATNLTNVTAEDLLGTFSLMFWSLTIIVWIKYVFIVIHADDHGEGGTFALYSYLRRHINFRTKFTIQNTRLSTDESMRFSNRPSPLRSKTKEFIERSIRAQNFIIVIVLLGTCMVIGDGALTPATSVLSAVQGVQSLSPKITQDHVVFTSVAVLIPLFLFQRCGTSKVSFTFSPIMLLWLATNASIGIYNIFKYYPSILKAVSPHYIVLFSSRNAKTLWNLLGAVFLGITGAEAMFADLGHFNKQAIQWAFSFVVYPALIITYAGETAYLIKYPEKINNAYYSCLPRPVYWPMFVISTLAAVVASQSMISASFSIVKQSLTLGCFPPVKMVHTSSKHEGQVYSPEVNYALMILCVGLVIGFKGGVALANAYGVVVIWVMLITTLLTSLVMLVIWNSNILLVLGFLVPYVLIEGIFMTSMLNKIPQGGWVPFAISAILGTVMLSWTYGRSKKSMYEGGGKMSIGELNQKLSSTCIFRTPGICFFFTDLVDGIPPIIRHYIQHTNSVREIMVVVTIRTLPIKTVLPEERFVVGRLGVEGVYRCLVQLGYKDSLNMEGGDYAREIVAKLRGNADTTAEQRKLHSASENETVFVMGRTILAANENDGWLARFTIEYLYRFLQKNCRSSVSALHLPPEKTMQVGMLYRL; encoded by the exons ATGGAAGGCAAAGTTGCTAACAGCTCCGTGCTAGAAGACGATCTTGAAAATGGTGGCACTGGAGAGGACACGGTCGGTTTTCGCCCAGCTGGTGCTGGAAACATTATTGAACTATCATCTGCCGTGGACAGAACCCTGAGCTTTAGTCGAGTTTTCAAGTCTTCCCCAACGCCAAACGAGCCCAAG GAATATCCAGCGGCGCAGACATTGTTGTTGGCTTACCAATCACTTGGAGTTGTGTATGGAGACCTTGCTACCTCTCCTGTCAACGTGTTTTCCGCTACAAACTTGACAAACGTTACTGCAGAAGATCTACTGGGGACCTTCAGCCTTATGTTTTGGAGTTTGACTATCATAGTTTGGATCAAATATGTTTTCATCGTCATTCATGCCGATGATCATGGTGAAGGAGGTACTTTCGCTTTATATTCCTATCTCCGTCGACATATAAATTTCCGGACCAAGTTTACAATTCAAAATACAAGGTTGAGCACTGATGAAAGCATGAGGTTTTCTAACCGCCCCAGCCCCCTACGTTCCAAGACCAAGGAATTCATAGAGAGAAGTATCAGAGctcagaattttattattgtaATTGTTTTGCTTGGAACTTGCATGGTCATTGGGGATGGAGCACTGACTCCAGCCACTAGCG TACTATCAGCGGTTCAAGGTGTCCAATCCCTCTCTCCAAAGATTACCCAAG ACCATGTTGTGTTCACGTCCGTTGCTGTTCTGATACCACTCTTCCTCTTCCAACGCTGCGGAACAAGCAAAGTCAGCTTCACCTTCTCTCCAATCATGCTACTCTGGCTGGCTACCAATGCTTCCATCGGAATTTACAACATTTTCAAATATTATCCGTCCATTCTCAAGGCTGTGTCCCCTCACTACATAGTGCTGTTCAGTTCAAGAAATGCCAAAACTTTATGGAATCTTCTTGGTGCTGTATTCTTGGGCATAACAG GAGCCGAGGCCATGTTTGCTGATCTGGGTCACTTCAACAAGCAAGCAATTCAG TGGGCTTTCTCATTCGTTGTTTATCCAGCATTAATCATCACCTACGCTGGTGAAACGGCTTACCTAATCAAGTATCCAGAGAAAATCAATAACGCCTACTACAGTTGCCTTCCGCGTCCAGTATACTGGCCTATGTTTGTCATCTCCACACTGGCCGCCGTTGTTGCTAGCCAGTCCATGATATCTGCAAGCTTTTCTATCGTGAAGCAGTCACTGACCCTCGGCTGTTTTCCTCCAGTCAAAATGGTTCACACTTCTTCCAAGCATGAAGGGCAAGTTTACTCCCCAGAAGTTAACTACGCCCTAATGATTCTCTGTGTTGGTCTTGTCATTGGATTTAAAGGCGGCGTTGCACTAGCAAATGCTTACG GTGTGGTTGTCATCTGGGTCATGCTCATAACAACTCTTTTGACCTCGTTAGTTATGCTCGTCATCTGGAACTCCAATATACTTCTAGTCCTAGGTTTTCTCGTACCATACGTATTAATTGAGGGCATCTTCATGACGTCCATGCTTAACAAAATTCCACAAGGAGGATGGGTGCCATTTGCCATCTCAGCTATCCTCGGGACTGTGATGCTGTCTTGGACGTATGGAAGGAGTAAGAAGAGCATGTATGAAGGAGGAGGAAAGATGAGCATTGGTGAGTTAAACCAGAAGCTATCAAGCACTTGTATCTTTAGAACGCCAGgaatttgcttcttttttaCGGACCTTGTCGATGGTATTCCACCAATTATCCGGCATTATATTCAGCACACTAATTCAGTTCGTGAGATAATGGTGGTAGTTACCATTAGAACTCTTCCCATCAAAACTGTCCTACCAGAGGAACGTTTCGTTGTGGGCAGGTTGGGAGTTGAAGGAGTTTATAGGTGTTTGGTTCAGCTGGGATACAAGGACTCGCTAAATATGGAAGGTGGTGATTACGCTCGAGAAATTGTGGCTAAGCTACGAGGAAATGCGGACACTACAGCCGAACAACGAAAACTTCATTCTGCCTCAGAAAATGAAACTGTTTTTGTCATGGGCAGGACAATTCTTGCTGCAAATGAGAACGATGGATGGCTTGCCCGTTTCACCATAGAGTATTTGTACAGATTTCTTCAAAAGAACTGCAGGTCATCAGTTTCGGCACTTCATTTGCCACCGGAAAAGACAATGCAGGTTGGAATGCTATATAGACTGTAA